The following is a genomic window from Chitinivibrionales bacterium.
AGAAGTTTAGCAAAAACTGCTTTCAATAAACGGATCCTTTCCCATCAACAGCTCATTTTGTATAATATAAACTCTGCCTCCTATTCGACCAAGAAACTTGAATACCATGAGCAGGATTTCATTCATAACTTGCTCTTAATCCATACGATTACAAGCAAAAACATCTTAAATTGTCAGGGAACGGGATATGTGCAGAGCGGAAAAGGATTTGTATATATCCAGGCATAATTTTTCTTCCTGACCTCAATGCGATACACACCTTTTTCGGAAACAGGAAAATTTGCCCTACGGCCCTTATGAAAAGCACAAACCTCTCCATTTCTCAGTAATCTTATTTCGGCCTTTTCGGGTACGCTTGCTTCAAACGACACCGGCCGTCCCGGTATTTCCGGTTGGATACCGGGACAATAAAAGGAGCCATCATCATAATGCACAAAGAACCGGCTTCCCCGGGCATCACCCCGTCGATAATTACTTACATATGAGTGCCCGTTTTTGAGGGCGCCGATAATCATCTTCTTTGTGGTATCATCATTCCGTGCCGGATAGGGCCGGTTGAGATATAAGTGGGTTCGTATTCCTTTCAATTCAACTTTTACCGGGAATATGGTCAGATGTACCAATCCCAGACCGTATCGTCGCGTGTGCGCATCAACCCCGCCCACCGCAGCAACAAAGCGGCTCCGATTCAATTCATCCCACTTCTTTAGCAATTCTACAGGAACATCGGCCATCAATCGGCGCGGAAACAGTATGCGAATAAAGCTTTGCCAGTTCTTTAAATGTTCAACCCAATCGGACATTTGGTTCCAAATCTCGATGCCGTCATACCCACCAGCCGACCATTCGGTCCAGGGATATGATGGTAATCCCTGGAAATAATGGCGTTTTTCTGCAGGATGAGCGATAAATCCGATCCCCCCTGACCGTTTTATCTCATCAATATACCCCTGAACATTCTCCTTTTCCGCTGCAATGGTATCCGAACCGATCACAAGGTAATGATTCCGATTGTGGATGTCCTGATGTTCATACCCTACCACAAGAGAGACACCGTCATTAAATCCCTCAAATCCCTCATTTTTCGCTTGAAGCGACATATGGTCGGTTACGACAAGATAATCAAGTCCGACCTCCTGAGCTGCTGAAATCAGTTCGGGTATATCGACACCGCCGTCTGAGAATTGAGTATGCAGATGGAGCGCTCCACAGATTTCCTGAAAAGTATTTATCGGCTTGTTTATTTTAGTGTTTGACATTATTAATCATTATATATTATCTTAAGAAGTTTTGAATCTGCCATATATATAAAATATTAAAATTTATTCCAATAATAAAGGAGTGCATGAATGCCCCAGCATAAATCATGTGAGAAAAGAATGCGCACAGCAAAGAAAGCCAACCTGAGAAACAGAATGGCCCGTTCCACAATGCGGACCGCCCTCCGTAATGTATTAACCTCCAACGACAACGAAACCGCTGCTCCGGCATTGCAAAAAGCGATTTCAGTGCTCGACAAAAGCGTGAAAAAGAATATTATTCATAAGAACAATGCAGCAAATAAAAAAGCAAAGCTTTACAGGCATGTAAAAAGTCTTGCAAAGTAGTTTTCTATAAAATAATCACACTTCCTGTCCAGTCATCTTCATTTTACATTAACAGGTTTGAGAAATGAATAATTTCCATTGGGAAAATAATGAGTTCTTGTGCGAAAACATTCCACTTTCAAGGCTTGCAGAAGAATACGGCACTCCATCGTTTATTTACAGCTCAGCAGCGATCTGCACTAAAATTGAAATGCTCCAGGGAGCACTGGAAAGCTTCGATTCTCAAATCTGTTTTTCGGTAAAATCAAATTCCAACCTGAGCATTTTACAGCTTATGGCCCAACGAGGGGTCGGCGCCGATATTGTTTCCGGAGGTGAGTTATATCGAGCATTGAAAGCAGGCATATCTCCGGAAAACATCGTCTATTCAGGTGTTGGCAAGACGGTTCAAGAGATGGAATATGCGCTTAAAAGCTCAATACGGATGTTCAATGTCGAATCTGAGGCTGAACTGAATACACTCTCAGCTGTCGCAGAAAAACTCGGTAAAATTGCCCCGATTGCCTTTCGGATTAATCCGGATGTTGATGCCCGCACACATCATTTTACCACTACAGCCAAAAAGGGCAACAAGTTTGGTGTACCATTCAACGATGCAGAGCGATTATATGCCCGAGCCAAAGAACTTCCAAATATCCGACCTGTTGGTATTGATGTTCACCTTGGATCACCAATTCTCACCCTGGACCCTTATCGCCAGGGTCTGGAAGTACTTTCGGGTCTTATTACACGGTTACGAGACAACGGTATTGCTATCGAAACCCTCGATATCGGCGGTGGATTCGGTATTACCTATACTGATGAAAAGCCCTTTACTCCGATTCAATTCGCCGAATTAGTTCGTCCTTACCTCGAAAAACTCGGATGCCGTTTGATCGTCGAACCCGGACGGTATATTATGGGTAATTCGGGAGTACTTTTGACCAAAATTGTTTACATAAAGGAGTCCTACGGCAAGACATTTTATATTTGTGATGCCGGAATGAGTGACAATATACGCCCACCGTTTTATGGGGCATCCCACAAAATATCTCCTGTCAAATCCGTCGATGAAACGACAATGCGTACAGTTGATGTTGTCGGACCGATTTGTGAATCGGCTGATTATCTCGGCAAAGATCGTGAACTCCAGGCCGCACAGGAAGGTGACATTCTCGCTGTATTGAGTTCGGGCGCCTATTGCTTTACAATGGCATCGAATTACAACTCCCGTCCCCGGGCATGTGAAATCCTTGTGAAAAACGATTCATCCCGACTTATCCGCCTTCGTGAAACTTACGAAGATCTTGTCAGAGGCGAACAGCTCGAAAAATAACTACGGAAAAAATCTGTAGTGCAAACATAAACCTGCATATCAGGCATATCTCCGGCTGCAATGAGATTAGCTACGCCTTCCCTCTGCTTTTTATCCCCTTTCATTCTATTCGCCGACTTACCTGTATGTTCGTCTGTATGCGCGCAAATATCCCTTTTCAATTTATGATTATAATTGTATAGTTATGGAAGAACAGATGCTGAATATAGTATACTTTTAATGTATAGTGTTCATTTGCAATATCTTAGAATGCCGGAGCAGTGCGTGCATTCTCCAAAGGAGAACTCTTAATACAGCATGAATAACTATGTCTCGAAACCAGGAATACACAATGCTTTCCGGTGCGTATTTTTTTTCCTGATCATCTCTTTTATTCCGCTATCGGCTTTTGAAATACTCCCGATATTCTGGGAAGAGGATATAAAAGATGCTTGTATTGAGCGGGATAATTACTGCCGAAGATTGAAATTGAAAAGGCCTGATGAGCACTACGGATTAGGGAGTCAAAAAGACAGGATCGCTCTCGGAAAAAAGCTTTTAAAATTTCAGGAATATAATAATCCCTGGTTCAGCTTTTTCTCAGGTCTTGTATTAATACCCGGTGCCAGGGCTG
Proteins encoded in this region:
- the lysA gene encoding diaminopimelate decarboxylase, which encodes MNNFHWENNEFLCENIPLSRLAEEYGTPSFIYSSAAICTKIEMLQGALESFDSQICFSVKSNSNLSILQLMAQRGVGADIVSGGELYRALKAGISPENIVYSGVGKTVQEMEYALKSSIRMFNVESEAELNTLSAVAEKLGKIAPIAFRINPDVDARTHHFTTTAKKGNKFGVPFNDAERLYARAKELPNIRPVGIDVHLGSPILTLDPYRQGLEVLSGLITRLRDNGIAIETLDIGGGFGITYTDEKPFTPIQFAELVRPYLEKLGCRLIVEPGRYIMGNSGVLLTKIVYIKESYGKTFYICDAGMSDNIRPPFYGASHKISPVKSVDETTMRTVDVVGPICESADYLGKDRELQAAQEGDILAVLSSGAYCFTMASNYNSRPRACEILVKNDSSRLIRLRETYEDLVRGEQLEK
- the rpsT gene encoding 30S ribosomal protein S20 produces the protein MPQHKSCEKRMRTAKKANLRNRMARSTMRTALRNVLTSNDNETAAPALQKAISVLDKSVKKNIIHKNNAANKKAKLYRHVKSLAK
- a CDS encoding PHP domain-containing protein — encoded protein: MSNTKINKPINTFQEICGALHLHTQFSDGGVDIPELISAAQEVGLDYLVVTDHMSLQAKNEGFEGFNDGVSLVVGYEHQDIHNRNHYLVIGSDTIAAEKENVQGYIDEIKRSGGIGFIAHPAEKRHYFQGLPSYPWTEWSAGGYDGIEIWNQMSDWVEHLKNWQSFIRILFPRRLMADVPVELLKKWDELNRSRFVAAVGGVDAHTRRYGLGLVHLTIFPVKVELKGIRTHLYLNRPYPARNDDTTKKMIIGALKNGHSYVSNYRRGDARGSRFFVHYDDGSFYCPGIQPEIPGRPVSFEASVPEKAEIRLLRNGEVCAFHKGRRANFPVSEKGVYRIEVRKKNYAWIYTNPFPLCTYPVP